The genomic stretch TGGACTTAAATCTTGACATATACAGCTCCAGGGAGGCGCTGCAGGACTCTTACTGGCCAATACAATGTACCCCTGCACAGTAAAGGAATAGGACTTATTAATGTGGGCATGTTACCTGATCGCCCTTTGGACCAATCTCTCTCTAACTAATGAGGATCGTCTGTCACTTGAACCTTCAGGTCCATCTGTTCGGTGCGTCCCTGGGTGGATTCTTGGCTCAGAAGTTTGCAGAGTGCACACACAAGTCTCCCAGAGTGCACTCACTGATACTGTGTAATTCATTCAGTGATACGTCCATCTTTAACCAGATGTGGACAGCAAACAGGTGGTTTTAATGATTCCAGCTCAGATTTTCCTctcaatgtttacatttatattcatctTTCACTTCTCGTTCCTCCTCAGTTTCTGGCTGATGCCAGCTTTCATGTTGAAGAAGATTGTTCTGGGGAACTTTGCTAAAGGACCTGTGGACCCTAAAATGGCAGATGCAATCGACTTCATGGTTGACagggtaagtgtgtgtgtgtgtgtgtgtgtgtgtgtgtgtgtgtgtgtgtgtgtgtgtgtgtgtgtgtgtgtgtgtgtgtgtgtgtgtgtgtgtgtgtgtgtgtgtgtgtgtgtgtgtgtgtgtgtgtgtgtgtgtgtgtgtgtgtgtgtgtgtgtgttgctcggTTATCTTACAATGTGCTGCTAAAATATCTTCACAGACCGGCCTTCtaagtgtgtggggggggataaatatgacgaaataaaatgatacggccggcataaaacCAAATCTAAAGTGCATAACAAACTCACCATTACACTGAATGAGCgtgagccctgagcttgtgtctctgcaaagagccggtccaatataggggtatacattcttcaccaacagtaaaaggtttcttctcttagcgatacagttagtcactaagtatgactctctcagtgcactcgcatgtgttgatgtggtggccatcagtaattgtttatgtccttcttgttcatgtttttttcttgcacaaaactccaagggcttgtctcttaatgccgggtgccggcgaagcccttatgaaggcttcgttgcctcatttgcgagcctgtgtattatgcagagcggcgcatgagaatcacctgtagcgacaaacacgtattttaagtgactcctgatattgtcttttaaatgcctcctcattggatcttttcccttttccaaaaaagctctttaaagacgtttgttttccactcattgttgcttgtgggcctaatttatttaagtaaagtatcacttgACTGAGAGACGaacgtcttgacatgtgtcaagagacacagacgcacagacagatgtatccggtgatttttcaaaataaaacctctttcaaaatcaaatatttttgtattcaatctttctgtgcggcccggtggttggggaccactgctctgGAAGACTCTTCAGTGGGAGGGATGAAGATGGGTGGAAAAGACCCAAGTGAAGAACTCGGTTGGGACATGTGGAGACATTATCGATAAATAAGAAGCACCCTTACATTAGAGATTGATATCCATCTTCTCATTAAATAGAATAAGCACATTTACTGAAATGTTGGACTGTTCCTTTTAACCAGGTGACTACTTTGTTCCTTTAAGTatgtaatgtctttgtttaCCTCTGCCCTccctgtgttgtgtgttctgtAGTTGGAGAGTCTGAACCAAAGTGAGTTAGCGTCGCGACTAACACTCAACTGTCAGAATTCTTATGTGGAGcctcacaaaataaaagatgttgCTGTGACCATTATAGATGTAAGTGTTAAACCCACTCTCTCATCACTGTCCAGTCATGTATATTTCTACTACAATAACCTGAAAGACGTGTTTTCTCTGTAAATCCTTTTGAGGTGTTTGATCAGAGCGCTCTGTCGCTGGAGGCCAAGGAGGAGATGTATAAACTGTATCCTAATGCGAGACGAGCTCATCTGAAAACAGGAGGAAACTTCCCGTACCTGTGCAGGAGTGCTGAAGTCAACCTCTACATACAGGTATGctctgcctcatcatctactgccttatcatctactgccttatcatctactgccttatcatctactgcctcatcatctactgcctcatcatctactgcttcatcatctactgcctcatcatctactgcttcatcatctactgcttcatcatctactgcttcatcatctactgcttcatcatctactgcttcatcatctactgcttcatcatctactgcttcatcatctactgctcatcatctactgcttatcatctactgcctcatcatctactgctttatcatctactgcctcatcatctactgctttatcatctactgcttcatcatctactgcctcatcatctactgctttatcatctactgcctcatcatctactgctttcctcatcatctactgcttatCATCTACTTCCTCATCATCTACTACTGCttttatcatctactgcctcatcatctactgc from Cottoperca gobio chromosome 3, fCotGob3.1, whole genome shotgun sequence encodes the following:
- the spg21 gene encoding maspardin; protein product: MEEIKVSPDYNWFRSTVPLKRIIVDDDDSKVWSLYDAGPKSIRCPIIFLPPVSGTAEVFFQQVLALTGWGYRVISLQYPVYWDLMEFCDGFRKLLDHLQLDKVHLFGASLGGFLAQKFAECTHKSPRVHSLILCNSFSDTSIFNQMWTANSFWLMPAFMLKKIVLGNFAKGPVDPKMADAIDFMVDRLESLNQSELASRLTLNCQNSYVEPHKIKDVAVTIIDVFDQSALSLEAKEEMYKLYPNARRAHLKTGGNFPYLCRSAEVNLYIQIHLRQFHHGTRYAAISPAMVSAEELQVQESHLSSQQDSDDDQ